The Macaca nemestrina isolate mMacNem1 chromosome 6, mMacNem.hap1, whole genome shotgun sequence genome window below encodes:
- the LOC105466987 gene encoding protocadherin gamma-A5 has product MASPPRRWACGELLLPFMLLGTLCQPGSGQISYSMPEELDKGSFVGNIAKDLGLEPRELAEHGVRIVSRGRTQLFALNPRSGSLVTAGRIDREELCAQSPLCVVNFNILVENKMKIYVVEVEIIDINDNFPRFRDEELKVKVNENAAAGTRLVLPFARDADVGVNSLRSYQLSSNLHFSLDVVSGTDGQKYPELVLEQPLDREKETVHDLLLTALDGGDPVLSGTTHIRVTVLDANDNAPLFTPSEYSVSVPENIPVGTRLLTLTATDPDEGINGKLTYSFRNEEDKISETFHLDSNLGEISTLQPLDYEESRFYLMEVVAQDGGALLASAKVVVTVQDVNDNAPEVILTSLTSSLSEDCLPGTVIALFSVHDGDSGENGEIACSIPRNLPFKLEKSVDNYYHLLTTRNLDREETSDYNITLTVIDHGTPPLSAENHIPLKVADVNDNPPNFPQASYSTSLPENNPRGVSIFSVTAHDPDSGDNARVTYSLAEDTFQGAPLSSYVSINSDTGVLYALRSFDYEQLRDLQLWVTASDNGNPPLSSNVSLSLFVLDQNDNAPEILYPTLPTDGSTGVELAPRSAEPGYLVTKVVAVDKDSGQNAWLSYRLLKASEPGLFAVGLHTGEVRTARTLLDRDALKQSLIVAVEDHGQPPLSATVTVTVAVADRIPDILADLGSMKTPIDPEDLDLTFYLVVAVAAVSCVFLAFVIVLLVLRLRRWHKSRLLQAEGSRLASVPASHFVGMDGVRAFLQTYSHEVSLTADSRKSHLIFPQPNYADTLLSEESCEKSEPLLMSDKVDANKEERRVQAT; this is encoded by the coding sequence ATGGCGAGTCCACCGAGGCGCTGGGCCTGCGGAGAGCTGCTGCTGCCCTTCATGCTCCTGGGGACGCTGTGCCAACCGGGATCCGGGCAGATCAGCTACTCGATGCCGGAGGAGCTGGACAAAGGCTCCTTCGTCGGCAACATCGCCAAGGACCTTGGGCTGGAGCCCCGGGAGCTGGCGGAGCACGGAGTCCGCATCGTCTCCAGAGGTAGGACGCAGCTTTTCGCTCTGAACCCGCGAAGCGGCAGCTTGGTCACCGCGGGCAGGATAGACCGGGAGGAGCTCTGCGCTCAGAGCCCGCTGTGTGTGGTGAACTTTAACATCTTAGttgagaacaaaatgaaaatttatgtagTAGAAGTAGAAATAATCGATATTAATGATAACTTCCCGCGTTTCCGGGATGAGGAGTTAAAAgtaaaagttaatgaaaatgcGGCTGCAGGGACACGTTTAGTGCTTCCCTTCGCGCGGGATGCAGATGTGGGTGTGAACTCCCTCCGGAGTTACCAGCTCAGCTCCAATCTGCACTTCTCTCTGGATGTGGTAAGCGGAACTGATGGACAAAAGTATCCGGAGCTGGTGTTGGAACAGCCCCTAGACCGCGAGAAAGAGACTGTTCATGACCTCCTCCTCACAGCTTTAGATGGCGGAGACCCGGTACTCTCCGGCACCACGCACATCCGTGTTACAGTACTCGACGCAAACGACAATGCACCCCTGTTCACGCCATCCGAGTACAGCGTGAGTGTTCCGGAGAACATACCTGTGGGCACTCGGCTGCTCACGCTAACCGCCACGGATCCAGATGAGGGAATAAACGGGAAATTGACCTACTCTTTTCGCAATGAAGAAGACAAAATTTCGGAGACTTTCCATCTTGATTCCAACCTGGGGGAAATCTCAACTCTACAACCGCTGGACTATGAAGAATCCAGATTCTACCTCATGGAAGTGGTAGCTCAGGATGGAGGCGCTCTTCTTGCCAGCGCTAAGGTGGTGGTCACAGTACAGGACGTGAATGACAATGCCCCCGAAGTGATCCTCACCTCTCTGACCAGTTCCCTCTCTGAAGACTGTCTTCCAGGAACTGTAATTGCGCTGTTTAGTGTACATGATGGTGATTCTGGAGAAAATGGTGAGATTGCATGCTCTATTCCTAGGAACTTGCCTTTTAAACTGGAGAAGTCAGTTGATAATTACTATCACCTATTAACAACTAGAAACCTGGACAGAGAAGAGACTTCAGATTATAATATCACTTTAACCGTCATTGACCATGGAACCCCGCCCCTCTCTGCAGAAAACCACATCCCCTTGAAAGTAGCAGACGTCAATGACAACCCACCCAATTTCCCTCAAGCCTCCTATTCCACCTCTCTCCCAGAAAACAACCCCAGAGGTGTCTCTATCTTCTCTGTGACAGCCCATGACCCCGACAGTGGCGACAATGCTCGAGTCACCTACTCCCTGGCTGAAGACACATTTCAGGGGGCGCCCTTGTCCTCCTATGTCTCCATTAACTCTGACACCGGTGTCCTGTATGCGCTGAGATCCTTTGATTATGAGCAGTTGAGAGACCTACAGTTGTGGGTGACAGCCAGCGACAATGGGAACCCTCCACTTAGCAGCAACGTGTCACTGAGCCTGTTTGTGCTGGACCAGAACGACAATGCGCCCGAGATCCTGTACCCCACCCTCCCCACCGACGGTTCCACGGGCGTGGAGCTGGCGCCCCGCTCCGCAGAACCTGGCTACCTGGTGACCAAGGTGGTAGCAGTGGACAAAGATTCAGGCCAGAATGCCTGGCTATCCTACCGCCTGCTTAAGGCCAGTGAGCCAGGACTCTTTGCGGTTGGGCTGCACACGGGCGAAGTGCGGACAGCGCGGACCCTGCTGGACAGAGATGCACTCAAGCAGAGCCTCATAGTGGCCGTGGAAGACCATGGCCAGCCCCCTCTGTCAGCCACCGTCACAGTCACAGTGGCCGTGGCAGACAGGATCCCTGACATCCTTGCTGACCTTGGCAGTATGAAGACCCCCATTGACCCTGAGGATTTGGATCTCACATTCTATCTTGTGGTGGCAGTGGCTGCAGTCTCCTGCGTCTTCTTGGCCTTTGTCATTGTGCTGCTGGTGCTCAGACTGAGGCGCTGGCACAAGTCACGCCTGCTTCAGGCTGAAGGCAGCAGGTTGGCAAGTGTGCCCGCCTCACACTTTGTGGGCATGGATGGGGTTCGGGCTTTCCTGCAGACCTATTCCCACGAGGTCTCCCTCACCGCGGACTCGAGGAAGAGTCACCTGATCTTTCCCCAGCCCAACTATGCAGACACGCTCCTTAGTGAAGAGAGCTGTGAAAAAAGCGAGCCTCTTCTGATGTCTGATAAGGTAGATGCAAACAAAGAAGAACGGCGAGTTCAG
- the LOC105466986 gene encoding protocadherin gamma-B2, translated as MGKGAQGARGRQKMKASAGRYGLVWWLQVLLPFLLSLFPGALSDQIRYSIPEELAKNSVVGNLAKDLGLSVRDLPARKLRVSAEREYFTVNPESGDLLVGDKIDREQICGKQPLCVLDFDTVAENPLNIFHIAVIVQDINDNTPLFKQSKIHVKISESTKPGTTFPLDPALDSDVGPNSLQRYHLNDNEYFDLAEKQTPDGRKYPELILKHSLDREEHSFHQLVLTAVDGGDPPQSGTTQIQIQVTDANDNPPVFSQDVYRVTLREDVPPGFFVLQVTATDRDEGINAEITYSFHNVDEQVKRFFNLNEKTGEITTKDDLDFEIASSYTLSIEAKDPGDLAAHCSIQVEILDENDCAPEVIVTSVFTPLPEDSPPGTVIALIKTRDRDSGENGEVYCQVLGNANFILKSSSKNYYKLMTDGALDREEIPEYNLTITATDGGKPPLSSSIIVTLHISDVNDNAPLFQQTCYMVHVAENNPPGASIAQISASDPDLGPNGQVSYSIVAGDLEPREILSYVSVSAQSGVVFAQRAFDHEQLRAFELTLQATDQGSPALSANVSLRVLVGDLNDNVPLVLYPALGPDGSALFDMVPRAAEPGYLVTKVVAVDADSGHNAWLSYHVLQASEPGLFSLGLRTGEVRTARALGERDAARQRLLVAVRDGGQPPLSATATLHLIFADSLQEVLPDLSGSPEPSDPQTELQFYLVVALALISVLFLFAVILAISLRLRRSSSSDAWGCFQSSQCSKPGPGVLPNYSERTLPFSYNLCVASQSAKTEFNFLNVTPELVPSQDLLCDNASWEQNTNHADAGVPFASDTILKVSFN; from the coding sequence ATGGGCAAAGGAGCACAGGGAGCCCGAGGGAGACAGAAGATGAAGGCGAGCGCAGGGAGGTAcgggctggtgtggtggctgcAGGTACTGTTGCCCTTCCTGTTGTCTTTGTTCCCCGGGGCTCTCTCAGACCAGATCCGCTATTCAATTCCAGAGGAGCTGGCCAAAAACTCTGTCGTAGGAAACCTCGCCAAGGATCTGGGGCTCAGCGTCCGGGACTTGCCTGCCCGGAAGCTGCGGGTTAGCGCAGAGAGGGAATATTTCACAGTAAACCCAGAAAGCGGGGACTTACTTGTGGGTGACAAAATAGACCGAGAGCAGATATGCGGGAAGCAGCCTCTGTGTGTTCTGGATTTCGATACTGTCGCTGAAAACCCACTAAATATTTTCCACATAGCAGTAATTGTGCAGGATATAAATGATAATACCCCACTATTCAAACAGAGTAAGATTCATGTAAAAATTAGCGAATCCACTAAGCCAGGTACAACATTTCCACTTGACCCAGCCCTGGATTCAGATGTTGGTCCTAATTCACTACAAAGATACCACCTTAATGACAACGAGTACTTTGATCTCGCTGAGAAACAGACTCCAGATGGACGTAAATATCCTGAGCTGATTCTAAAACATTCtctggacagagaagagcatagTTTCCATCAACTGGTCCTCACAGCTGTGGATGGCGGAGACCCACCTCAAAGCGGCACGACCCAAATCCAAATCCAAGTCACGGATGCCAATGATAACCCTCCGGTGTTCAGCCAGGATGTGTACAGGGTCACCCTGAGGGAGGACGTGCCCCCGGGCTTCTTTGTGCTTCAAGTGACGGCCACTGACCGGGATGAGGGCATAAACGCGGAGATCACCTACTCCTTTCATAATGTGGACGAACAAGTCAAACGCTTTTTCAACTTAAATGAAAAAACAGGAGAAATCACGACAAAGGATGATTTGGATTTTGAGATTGCAAGTAGTTACACTCTGAGTATTGAAGCAAAAGATCCTGGAGATCTAGCAGCCCACTGCAGTATCCAAGTTGAAATTCTTGATGAGAATGATTGTGCACCTGAAGTTATTGTGACTTCAGTATTTACCCCCCTACCAGAGGATTCGCCACCAGGAACAGTCATCGCCTTGATAAAAACGAGAGACAGAGACTCTGGAGAAAATGGAGAAGTTTACTGCCAAGTGTTGGGAAATGCcaactttattttgaaatcttCCTCAAAGAACTATTACAAACTAATGACAGACGGCGCCCTGGACCGGGAGGAGATCCCAGAATACAATCTCACCATCACAGCCACCGACGGGGGCAAGCCGCCTCTCTCCTCCAGCATAATTGTCACCCTGCACATCTCCGACGTCAACGATAATGCCCCACTTTTCCAACAGACTTGCTACATGGTTCACGTGGCAGAGAACAATCCTCCTGGCGCCTCTATCGCTCAAATCAGTGCCTCTGACCCTGACTTGGGCCCCAATGGCCAAGTTTCCTACTCCATCGTAGCGGGCGACCTGGAGCCGCGGGAGATTTTATCCTACGTGTCCGTGAGCGCGCAGAGCGGGGTGGTGTTCGCGCAGCGCGCCTTCGATCATGAGCAGCTGCGCGCCTTCGAACTCACACTGCAGGCCACTGACCAGGGCTCACCTGCGCTCAGCGCCAACGTGAGCCTGCGCGTGTTAGTGGGCGACCTCAATGACAATGTGCCACTGGTGTTGTACCCCGCGCTGGGGCCCGATGGCTCCGCCCTCTTCGATATGGTGCCACGCGCAGCAGAGCCCGGCTACCTAGTGACCAAGGTGGTGGCGGTGGACGCAGACTCGGGACACAACGCTTGGCTGTCCTACCACGTGCTGCAGGCCAGCGAGCCCGGGCTCTTCAGCCTGGGGCTGCGCACGGGTGAGGTGCGCACAGCGCGTGCCTTGGGTGAGAGGGACGCGGCCCGCCAGCGCCTGCTGGTCGCTGTGCGTGATGGAGGACAGCCGCCACTCTCCGCCACCGCCACGCTGCACCTGATCTTCGCGGATAGCCTGCAAGAGGTATTGCCAGACCTTAGCGGCAGCCCTGAGCCCTCTGACCCCCAGACGGAACTGCAGTTTTACCTGGTGGTGGCCTTGGCCTTGATCTCGGTGCTCTTCCTCTTCGCAGTGATTCTGGCAATCTCCCTGCGCCTGCGACGCTCTTCCAGTTCAGACGCTTGGGGCTGCTTTCAGTCTAGTCAGTGCTCCAAGCCTGGACCTGGGGTTCTCCCCAATTACAGTGAGAGAACATTGCCCTTTTCCTACAACCTGTGTGTTGCCTCACAATCAGCCAAGACAGAGTTTAATTTTCTGAACGTAACCCCGGAATTGGTTCCCTCACAAGATCTCCTCTGTGACAATGCCTCTTGGGAACAAAATACAAATCATGCAGACGCTGGGGTCCCTTTTGCCTCAGATACTATTTTAAAGGTGagctttaattaa
- the LOC105466984 gene encoding protocadherin gamma-A4 — MHFILDPEYPGAPQASTEGKPKHRRLRGGVVMAAPPASPDRTRLLQICLLLGVLGEIRAKQIRYSVFEEQEEGSVVGNIAKDLGLAPRELVERGVRIVSRGRTQLFALNPRSGSLVTAGRIDREELCDRSPNCVTILEILLEDTVKILRVEVEIIDVNDNPPSFGTEQREIKVAENENPGTRFPLPEAFDPDVGVNCLQGYQLNSNGYFSLDVQSGADGIKYPELVLERALDREEEAVHHLVLTAFDGGDPVRSGTARILIILVDTNDNAPLFTQPKYHVSVRENVPVGTRLLTVKATDPDEGANGDVTYSFRKVRDKISQLFQLNSLSGDITILGDLDYEDSGFYDIDVEAHDGPGLRARSKVLVTVLDENDNAPEVTVTSLTSSVQETSSPGTVIALFNVHDSDSGGNGLVTCSIPDNLPFTLEKTYENYYRLLTHRTLDREEVSEYNITVTATDQGIPPLSTETHISLQVMDINDNPPTFPHASYSAYIPENNPRGASILSMTAQDPDSGDNALITYSLAEDTFQDAPLSSYVSINSNTGILYALRSFDYEQLRDLQLLVTASDSGDPPLSSNVSVSLFVLDQNDNVPEILYPTFPTDGSTGVELAPRSADSGYLVTKVVAVDRDSGQNAWLSYRLLKASEPGLFAVGLHTGEVRTARALLDRDALKQSLVVVVQDHGQPPLSATVTLTVAVANSIPDVLADLGSLKPSADPDDSGLTLYLVVAVAAVSCIFLAFVTVLLALKLRRWHKSHLLHAEGSRLAGVPASHFVGVDGVRAFLQTYSHEVSLTADSRKSHLIFPQPNYADTLISQEGCEKSEPLLITQDLLETKGDLNLQVLLQRYKRPVK, encoded by the exons ATGCACTTTATTTTGGACCCAGAATATCCTGGGGCTCCTCAGGCCTCGACAGAGGGAAAACCAAAGCACAGGCGACTCCGCGGCGGGGTTGTAATGGCGGCGCCTCCTGCTAGCCCAGACCGCACCCGGCTGCTCCAAATCTGCCTTCTCCTGGGGGTTCTGGGGGAAATTAGGGCCAAACAGATCCGCTACTCGGTGTTTGAGGAGCAGGAAGAAGGCTCAGTGGTGGGCAACATCGCCAAGGACCTGGGGTTGGCGCCCCGGGAGCTGGTGGAGCGCGGAGTCCGCATCGTCTCCAGAGGTAGGACGCAGCTTTTCGCCCTGAACCCGCGCAGCGGCAGTTTGGTCACCGCGGGTAGGATAGACCGGGAGGAGCTCTGCGACAGATCTCCAAACTGTGTGACAATACTGGAGATTCTCCTAGAAGATACAGTGAAGATTTTGCGGGTAGAGGTGGAAATAATCGATGTTAATGATAACCCACCCAGTTTTGGGACAGAACAGAGGGAAATAAAAGTTGCTGAAAATGAAAATCCTGGGACAAGATTTCCTCTTCCTGAAGCTTTTGATCCGGATGTAGGGGTAAACTGCCTGCAGGGTTACCAGCTCAACTCAAACGGTTACTTTTCCCTGGACGTGCAAAGCGGGGCCGATGGGATTAAGTACCCAGAGCTGGTGCTGGAACGTGCTCTAGATCGCGAGGAAGAGGCGGTTCACCACCTCGTTCTCACCGCCTTCGACGGAGGTGACCCGGTTCGCTCTGGCACTGCCAGGATTCTCATAATACTTGTGGATACCAACGATAATGCTCCCCTGTTCACTCAGCCCAAGTACCACGTAAGTGTTCGTGAGAACGTTCCTGTAGGCACTCGGCTACTCACCGTAAAAGCCACTGATCCAGATGAAGGAGCCAATGGAGACGTGACGTATTCTTTCCGGAAAGTAAGAGACAAAATATCACAGCTATTTCAGTTAAATTCTCTGAGTGGGGATATAACAATATTGGGGGATCTAGATTATGAGGACTCTGGATTCTATGACATAGATGTAGAAGCCCATGATGGGCCTGGTCTCCGGGCTAGAAGCAAGGTACTGGTGACAGTTCTGGATGAAAATGACAACGCACCAGAAGTCACAGTTACATCTCTCACCAGCTCAGTCCAGGAAACTTCTTCCCCGGGTACAGTAATTGCACTTTTCAACGTGCATGACAGTGACTCAGGAGGAAATGGCCTAGTCACATGTTCTATTCCAGATAATCTGCCATTCACACTTGAAAAGACCTATGAAAATTATTATCGGTTGTTGACACACAGAACACTGGACAGGGAAGAAGTCTCAGAATATAACATTACTGTAACTGCAACTGACCAGGGAATTCCTCCACTGTCTACAGAAACTCATATTTCACTGCAGGTGATGGACATCAATGACAACCCACCCACTTTCCCTCATGCTTCCTACTCTGCCTACATTCCTGAAAACAACCCCAGAGGAGCCTCCATCTTATCTATGACTGCTCAAGACCCTGACAGTGGTGACAATGCCCTAATCACTTACTCCCTGGCCGAAGACACCTTCCAGGATGCACCCCTGTCCTCCTATGTCTCCATCAACTCCAATACTGGGATCCTATATGCACTTCGCTCCTTCGACTATGAGCAGCTTAGAGACCTGCAGCTACTGGTGACAGCCAGTGACAGTGGAGACCCTCCACTCAGCAGCAATGTGTCAGTGAGCCTCTTTGTGCTGGACCAGAACGACAATGTCCCTGAGATCCTGTACCCCACCTTCCCTACAGATGGCTCCACTGGTGTGGAGCTGGCACCCCGCTCCGCAGATTCCGGCTACCTGGTGACCAAAGTGGTGGCAGTGGACAGAGACTCAGGCCAGAATGCCTGGCTGTCCTACCGCCTACTCAAGGCCAGCGAGCCGGGACTATTTGCAGTGGGGCTGCACACAGGTGAGGTGCGCACTGCACGGGCCCTGCTGGACAGAGATGCGCTCAAGCAGAGCCTTGTAGTGGTCGTCCAGGACCATGGCCAGCCCCCTCTCTCGGCCACTGTCACACTCACTGTGGCTGTGGCCAACAGCATCCCAGATGTCCTGGCTGACTTGGGCAGCCTCAAGCCTTCAGCAGACCCAGACGACTCGGGCCTCACACTCTATCTCGTGGTGGCAGTGGCCGCTGTCTCCTGCATCTTCCTGGCTTTTGTCACGGTGCTGCTAGCACTCAAGCTGAGACGCTGGCACAAGTCACACCTGCTTCACGCTGAAGGCAGCAGGTTGGCAGGTGTGCCTGCCTCGCACTTTGTGGGCGTGGACGGGGTTCGGGCTTTCCTGCAGACCTACTCCCACGAGGTCTCCCTCACCGCGGACTCCAGGAAGAGTCATCTGATCTTCCCCCAGCCCAACTATGCAGACACGCTCATCAGCCAGGAAGGCTGTGAGAAAAGCGAGCCTCTTCTGATAACTCAGGATTTACTTGAAACAAAAGGAGACCTTAATCTTCAG gTGTTACTGCAAAGATACAAGAGACCTGTGAAATAG